A window from Roseburia sp. 499 encodes these proteins:
- a CDS encoding SLC13 family permease codes for MKKCMEFIKRETILCIAILLAVISSCFVLPDKKYISYIDVRTMAILFCLMVVVAGFQKIGVFRMIARNLLQKVTGGCQLIVILVFLCFFFSMLITNDVALITFVPLGIQVLGMMGEEKKQKLLIPVVVLQTIAANLGSMLTPIGNPQNLYLYARANMGGMEFICLMFPYSLVSLVVLLIWCIATGRKSGKGSVQIDAEEIYLDKKELVGWSVLFCLCILAVAGVVHYSVTFIVVVVGVFAIDRKIFCKVDYALLGTFAGFFIFIGNVGRMEEFCRVLETVIDGNEVITAAVASQVISNVPAALLLSGFTEDIKSLVIGTNLGGLGTLIASMASLISFRYIGAEDKDKRFSYLKYFTVANVFFFAVLFAFYKSGIV; via the coding sequence ATGAAAAAATGCATGGAATTTATAAAAAGAGAAACCATATTATGCATTGCCATTTTGCTTGCGGTAATTTCCTCCTGTTTTGTGTTGCCCGATAAAAAATACATCTCTTATATTGATGTCCGTACTATGGCAATTTTATTCTGTTTAATGGTAGTTGTAGCAGGGTTTCAAAAAATAGGTGTATTTCGAATGATAGCGAGAAACCTGTTGCAAAAGGTTACAGGCGGATGTCAGTTGATTGTGATATTGGTGTTTTTATGCTTCTTTTTTAGTATGTTGATTACCAATGATGTGGCTTTGATTACGTTTGTTCCACTGGGAATTCAGGTGCTTGGGATGATGGGAGAGGAAAAGAAGCAAAAATTGTTGATTCCTGTGGTAGTGTTGCAGACCATTGCTGCAAATCTGGGAAGTATGTTGACACCGATAGGAAATCCACAGAATCTATACCTATATGCAAGGGCAAATATGGGTGGGATGGAATTTATATGCTTGATGTTTCCATATTCATTGGTTTCTCTGGTGGTATTGTTGATTTGGTGCATTGCAACCGGAAGAAAAAGTGGAAAAGGGAGTGTGCAGATTGATGCAGAAGAAATATATCTGGACAAAAAAGAACTTGTAGGATGGAGCGTATTATTTTGTTTATGCATCCTTGCTGTTGCGGGTGTTGTGCATTATTCGGTTACTTTTATTGTGGTGGTCGTGGGCGTTTTTGCCATAGACCGGAAGATTTTTTGTAAGGTAGATTATGCATTGTTGGGGACCTTTGCAGGATTTTTCATTTTCATAGGAAATGTGGGAAGAATGGAAGAGTTTTGCAGAGTGTTGGAAACTGTGATTGATGGTAATGAGGTGATAACAGCGGCTGTGGCAAGTCAGGTAATCAGTAACGTTCCGGCAGCACTCCTGTTGTCCGGATTTACGGAGGATATAAAAAGTCTTGTGATTGGTACAAATCTTGGTGGACTTGGAACACTGATTGCATCCATGGCAAGTTTGATTTCTTTTCGGTATATTGGAGCAGAGGATAAGGATAAAAGATTTTCTTATCTGAAGTATTTTACGGTAGCAAATGTGTTCTTTTTTGCTGTGTTATTCGCATTTTATAAAAGCGGTATTGTGTGA